The following are encoded in a window of Nomia melanderi isolate GNS246 chromosome 6, iyNomMela1, whole genome shotgun sequence genomic DNA:
- the LOC116427889 gene encoding protein YIPF1 — MDGNQAQPSESQFISFQDFPSINHGGNNDQAQLHVHTSSHQGFNNLSNDSTGIGIIEDLQEMPDKSEATSSHSFWTIEYYQKFFNVNTDDVVQRIKRSMVPHDSENYLISHIRPNPDLYGPFWICITLVFSIAVSGNIADYLQTANSSKYHWRYDFHIVSHAATCIFLYAWLLPITLWGALKWTTSARNTEEELIESYATPGLLEILCLYGYSLAIYIPVAFLWTIQIQWLQWSLVIVATFLSGGVLLRSLLPVIAGRYRVIYVAVILGLHVLLAVGFRLYFFHMPNKTSVPLGLVEAQQLTTQATVNKLMVQEHLPSTTIG, encoded by the exons ATGGACGGGAATCAGGCACAACCGAGTGAATCACAGTTCATCTCGTTCCAAGATTTTCCTTCAATAAACCACGGAGGGAATAATGATCAAGCGCAATTACATGTCCACACTTCTAGTCATCAGGGTTTCAATAACCTATCAAATGACTCAACGGGTATCGGCATTATTGAGGACCTCCAAGAAATGCCTGATAAAAGCGAAG CCACATCATCACACAGTTTTTGGACGATAGAATATTATCAAAAGTTCTTTAATGTGAATACAGATGATGTTGTGCAGAGAATAAAACGTTCTATGGTTCCTCATGATAGTGAGAACTATTTGATATCTCACATACGACCCAATCCAGATCTTTATGGACCATTTTGGATTTGCATCACATTGGTATTCTCTATAGCTGTTAGCGGGAACATAGCTGATTACTTACAAACAGCAAATTCAAGCAAATATCATTGGAGGTACGATTTTCATATTGTATCTCATGCAGCTACctgcatatttttatatgcatGGTTGCTACCAATTACACTGTGGGGTGCATTAAAGTGGACCACAAGTGCAAGAAACACAGAAGAGGAATTAATCGAG TCATATGCAACCCCAGGCCTCTTAGAAATCCTTTGTCTTTATGGGTATTCTTTAGCCATCTATATTCCAGTAGCTTTTCTGTGGACCATACAAATTCAATGGTTACAGTGGAGTTTAGTAATTGTAGCAACATTTCTGTCTGGAGGAGTTTTGCTAAGATCTCTATTGCCTGTTATTGCAG GAAGATACAGAGTTATATATGTAGCGGTAATCCTTGGATTGCATGTCCTCCTGGCAGTGGGATTCAGATTGTATTTCTTCCACATGCCAAACAAGACGAGTGTTCCTTTAGGTCTTGTCGAAGCACAACAGTTAACTACCCAGGCTACTGTAAACAAATTGATGGTCCAGGAACATTTGCCAAGCACAACAATAGGTTAA
- the LOC116427954 gene encoding uncharacterized protein LOC116427954, translating into MSRSGERLSKRWSTVNVPRRNSSSSEESSLVAGSVEGPVYAKNASTPLRNRWSDSEEINRSSQNQRDASEVSEEESEEEESGRSKGHDEARGNRNRGKRQDDQERFASRQKRRRKSRGKQRQDRRHEESDSRKQKTSSSSSKRHGEGDGDRSKRKHQGDDELPITEILKRSQENPRMKYEHQLPLPELTTDKIYVQHRGGFSAMKIRSRSSQLGQKLKATGNDDDAEHRDTPPIKVAIMVQQLWKSSGLVFQGLLGGMALMHFIMLQVFFDASVEFVEGHSTICEIYTNIFSFLVTLCIVSALDKFDLARFDLDHLREIYFDYNRAVLAVPLYLVVFCLHQVCVNTDNRLSLVHYYRSNYSLWENATDVQTLLTDLNSWQKISISKDVLAVLAWFFISLDTKDDAFLIHLQSMEKYASNEEPKQ; encoded by the exons ATGAGTCGTTCGGGCGAGAGACTTTCGAAACGATGGAGTACCGTGAACGTTCCTCGGAGGAACTCCAGCAGCTCCGAGGAGTCCTCGTTAGTCGCTGGGAGCGTAGAGGGGCCAGTGTACGCGAAGAACGCTAGCACACCTTTGCGAAACAGGTGGTCGGACTCTGAAGAGATCAACAGGTCCTCGCAGAATCAACGGGACGCGAGCGAAGTCTCGGAAGAGGAGTCCGAAGAGGAGGAATCCGGGAGGTCGAAGGGTCACGACGAAGCGCGTGGCAATCG TAATCGGGGGAAGCGTCAAGATGATCAAGAAAGATTCGCCAGTAGGCAGAAGCGAAGACGCAAGTCCCGCGGGAAACAAAGACAGGACCGACGCCACGAGGAGTCTGATAGCAGAAAGCAAAAGACCTCGAGCTCTTCTAGTAAACGCCACGGCGAAGGAGACGGTGATCGTTCGAAAAGGAAACATCAAG GGGACGACGAGTTGCCGATCACCGAGATTCTGAAGAGGAGCCAAGAGAACCCGCGCATGAAATACGAGCATCAGCTGCCGCTTCCGGAACTGACCACGGACAAGATCTACGTTCAGCACAGAGGAGGTTTCAGCGCGATGAAAATTAGATCGAGAAGTTCACAGTTAGGGCAGAAGCTAAAAGCGACGGGAAACGATGATGACGCCGAACACCGGGACACCCCGCCCATAAAGGTTGCCATTATGGTCCAACAGCTTTGGAAGAGTTCAGGTCTCGTGTTTCAAGGTCTTTTGGGCGGCATGGCCCTCATGCATTTCATAATG TTGCAGGTATTCTTCGATGCTTCCGTAGAGTTCGTCGAAGGCCACTCGACGATTTGCGAGATTTATACGAACATCTTTTCTTTCCTCGTTACTCTGTGCATCGTCTCTGCTCTCGATAA GTTCGATTTAGCTCGCTTCGACTTGGATCACCTGCGCGAGATCTATTTCGACTACAACAGAGCTGTACTCGCTGTTCCATTGTATTTGGTGGTCTTCTGTCTCCATCAAGTTTGCGTCAACACAGACAATCGGCTGTCTTTGGTACACTATTACAGATCGAACTATAGTTTATGGGAGAAC GCTACGGATGTTCAAACTTTGTTAACCGATTTGAACAGCTGGCAAAAGATATCCATATCCAAAGA
- the ZnT49B gene encoding solute carrier family 30 member 9 — MIQRSSKLLRLLHNISRHNNDCLYIFQVGYVKRCASTMITCNHNARYKLQNITNTVGLKERGQMHDQRWIFIPMCKPISIFARTQKEESGNKGKNSEELKQRVIELKEDDLGQLKEVTLNVKPVSTTDDQAKQEKSEKDGTKEAKKKKVERGTSSLERNFITPVRAMTDFLLKPADLENLPKTKRRSPYDFEPPITVYWRKDVEAKAIEVWGSQEALSRELRKKKFEQKVYQQNVFALKQRLRDYRREIGSKSEINQEQEGLFGRAGKVVLTAIAINMSNFICKLIAWLFTGSHSMFAESVHSAADTCNQLILLYGIHKSVQNPNPDHPYGYTNMKYVSSLISGVGIFCVGAGLSIYHGISGLVNPTTIEPFYWAYCVLAGSLVSEGATLLVAIQTLKRGAEERQQTFKEYLLAGQDPSVNVVLLEDMASVVGISIATICMSLTSYTGNTIFDATGSILGGFLLAGVAAFIIYTNTAALIGRSISQIELRKINAELESDIMVRAIYDVKGIDMGNNLIRYKAEIDFDGRELTKAYLDKNDLNMMLKEVKAVQTANDLEVFMLKTGEGIVDMVGGEVDRVELRLKKKHPRIRHCDLEIL; from the exons ATGATACAACGATCTTCTAAACTATTGAGGCTTCTCCATAACATTAGCCGTCACAACAATGACTGTCTGTATATATTTCAAGTAGGATATGTGAAAAGATGTGCTAGTACTATGATAACATGCAATCATAATGCCAGatacaaattacaaaacataACTAACACTGTTGGATTAAAAGAGAGAGGACAGATGCATGATCAGAGATGGATATTTATTCCAATGTGCAAACCAATTTCTATTTTTGCAAGAACTCAGAAAGAAGAATCTGGCAACAAGGGGAAGAATTCAGAAGAACTAAAGCAAAGGGTAATAGAGTTGAAGGAAGATGATTTAGGTCAGTTGAAGGAGGTAACATTAAATGTAAAACCTGTTTCTACTACCGATGATCAAGCTAAGCAGGAAAAATCAGAGAAAGATGGTACAAAAGAAG CCAAGAAGAAAAAAGTTGAAAGAGGTACATCATCCTTAGAGCGTAATTTTATTACACCAGTTAGAGCTATGactgattttttattaaagCCAGCTGATCTTGAAAATTTACCAAAGACCAAAAGAAGATCACCTTATGATTTTGAACCACCAATCACTGTGTATTGGAGGAAAGATGTTGAAGCCAA AGCCATAGAAGTTTGGGGATCACAAGAAGCACTCTCCAGGGAACTtcgtaaaaagaaatttgaGCAGAAAGTTTATCAGCAAA ATGTATTTGCTTTGAAACAGAGACTGAGAGATTATAGGCGAGAAATTGGTAGCAAGTCTGAGATTAACCAAGAGCAAGAAGGTCTTTTCGGAAGAGCCGGTAAAGTAGTCCTAACTGCAATTGCGAT CAATATGAGCAATTTCATATGTAAACTGATTGCTTGGTTATTCACTGGTTCACACAGTATGTTCGCGGAAAGTGTACATTCTGCTGCAGATACTTgcaatcaattaatattattatatggtaTTCATAAATCAGTACAA aatcCTAATCCTGACCATCCATATGGTTACACGAATATGAAATATGTTTCCTCCTTGATATCTGGTGTTGGTATCTTCTGTGTTGGGGCGGGTCTGTCAATTTATCATGGAATAAGTGGTCTTGTCAATCCTACAACTATAGAACCGTTTTATTGGGCGTACTGTGTGTTAGCTGGTTCTTTGGTATCTGAGGGTGCAACGTTGTTGGTTGCAATTCAGACTTTAAAAAGGGGAGCCGAAGAGAGGCAACAaacatttaaagaatatttattggcGGGACAAGATCCTTCTGTGAATGTTGTACTTCTAGAAGACATGGCAtcc GTTGTTGGTATTTCTATTGCAACCATCTGCATGAGTTTGACTTCATACACAGGGAATACGATATTCGACGCTACCGGATCTATCTTAGGCGGTTTTCTTCTCGCCGGTGTAGcagcatttataatttatacaaacacTGCCGCCTTAATCGGCAGAAGTATATCCCAGATCGAACTTCGTAAGATAAATGCTGAGTTGGAATCGGACATAATG GTACGAGCAATTTATGATGTCAAAGGTATCGACATGGGCAATAATTTAATTCGATACAAAGCCGAAATAGATTTCGACGGGAGGGAATTGACAAAAGCCTACTTGGACAAGAACGATCTTAACATGATGTTAAag GAAGTGAAAGCTGTGCAAACTGCCAATGATTTGGAAGTGTTCATGTTGAAGACCGGCGAAGGTATCGTCGATATGGTCGGTGGTGAGGTGGATAGAGTGGAGCTCAGACTGAAG AAGAAGCATCCGCGGATTCGACACTGCGATCTGGAGATCCTATAA